The following coding sequences lie in one Silene latifolia isolate original U9 population chromosome 5, ASM4854445v1, whole genome shotgun sequence genomic window:
- the LOC141654994 gene encoding uncharacterized protein LOC141654994: MGESRGCISFFATYRPPIALDIYSTPYPFASNPTDELQMCDQTRDYNYNGHHIPPAALKAMLKRPKLAVHGTAGDVDSGSLSGLLFVSERTDSLETLHIALRFSNKVAPENVVVLNFAEVYDTFDGVRLEDSGCFAGDEYLVYVSTMDDPQAPHQPWTAVYKTHLVTGETTRLTPRGKADLNPSVSPDGKTVAVATFEGKQGGWCGEIEDLQTNIAVFNISNYRERKKIVTDGGWPTWGGNKHIFFHRNTEKVLMVKKWGVYRVNIDDGEGSITRVTPNDISAITPAAIDETTVAVATIREASSFGVQRNANQFRHIEVFKLLNSVPQQPKQRVTANIRQLADHFNPFVIKDLLGNIRIGYHRCKLTDNIEEYEVVETTFHKIKSPEADVGLFRVSGVFPSFSPDGSKLAFVDNEFKAVWIADDRGLRAVYELRGPNSVFSPVWNQNPDKDILYICKGPSFSADKTVDICAILDAASGNQLRKELTDGNNNAFPSTNPEGTKLVYRSTRDGSPHKNLYIMDATMGEFGDGEVERITDGPWTDTHCQWSPRGDWIAFSSNRGYEKVEKAKDLPDAGYFGVYLVNVANKSYPVVKVIDSGTDYMGNLFAGHVNHPFFSPDGRSLVVASDLAAISCDPISLPLFSHSVRPYGDIFTVELDMTDIEKNKNLKKFTRVTHSKYENSTATWTMYSNENTTAAWNAFLGPPPRCPFLDQSGGESFVTTGHLYLPKRCC, from the exons ATGGGAGAAAGTAGAGGTTGTATATCATTCTTTGCAACATACAGACCTCCAATTGCACTAGACATATACTCTACTCCATATCCATTCGCATCGAACCCAACCGATGAGCTTCAAATGTGCGACCAAACCCGGGACTACAACTACAATGGCCACCATATTCCCCCGGCCGCACTCAAGGCCATGCTGAAGCGTCCCAAGTTGGCGGTCCATGGGACCGCTGGGGACGTTGATTCGGGTAGCCTGTCTGGACTGCTTTTCGTGTCTGAGCGAACTGACAGCCTCGAGACTCTACACATAGCGCTTCGTTTTAGTAACAAGGTTGCGCCGGAGAATGTCGTTGTGTTGAATTTTGCGGAGGTGTATGATACCTTCGATGGGGTTCGACTTGAGGATAGTGGCTGCTTCGCTGGGGATGAGTATCTTGTTTATGTTAGTACTATGGATGATCCTCAGGCTCCGCATCAGCCGTGGACTGCGGTTTATAAGACTCATCTTGTCACCGGTGAAACCACCCGCCTCACTCCTCGTG GCAAGGCTGATTTAAACCCATCAGTATCACCTGATGGCAAGACGGTAGCTGTTGCAACGTTCGAGGGAAAACAAGGTGGTTGGTGCGGTGAGATTGAGGATCTCCAAACCAACATTGCTGTGTTTAATATATCAAACTACCGGGAAAGAAAGAAGATTGTGACAGACGGTGGTTGGCCGACTTGGGGAGGTAACAAACACATATTCTTCCACCGTAACACAGAAAAGGTGTTAATGGTGAAGAAGTGGGGTGTCTACCGAGTCAATATAGATGACGGTGAAGGATCAATAACCCGGGTCACACCTAATGACATTAGTGCTATAACTCCAGCAGCCATCGATGAGACGACAGTCGCAGTAGCGACTATACGTGAGGCCTCCTCATTTGGGGTTCAACGCAATGCTAATCAGTTCCGTCACATTGAGGTCTTTAAGCTACTGAATTCAGTACCGCAACAACCCAAACAACGTGTCACTGCGAACATTAGACAATTAGCTGATCATTTCAACCCCTTTGTTATCAAAGATCTGCTTGGGAATATTCGCATTGGCTACCATCGTTGCAAATTGACAGATAACATTGAGGAG TATGAGGTGGTTGAAACAACATTCCACAAAATCAAATCTCCAGAAGCGGATGTAGGATTGTTTCGAGTGTCAGGAGTATTTCCGTCATTTTCTCCTGATGGATCAAAGCTTGCATTTGTTGACAATGAGTTCAAGGCCGTATGGATTGCTGATGATAGAGGTCTACGTGCTGTATACGAG TTGCGAGGCCCAAACAGCGTTTTCTCACCGGTATGGAATCAAAATCCAGACAAGGATATACTATACATATGCAAAGGTCCTTCTTTCAGTGCAGACAAAACCGTCGACATATGTGCCATCCTCGATGCGGCCAGTGGCAACCAACTACGCAAAGAACTTACGGATGGTAATAACAATGCCTTCCCATCGACCAACCCTGAAG GAACCAAACTAGTATACCGATCTACAAGGGACGGGTCTCCTCATAAGAACCTATACATAATGGATGCAACAATGGGTGAGTTTGGTGACGGGGAGGTAGAAAGGATCACAGACGGGCCATGGACTGACACACATTGTCAATGGTCTCCAAGAGGAGACTGGATTGCATTCTCATCAAACCGTGGCTATGAAAAAGTCGAGAAAGCGAAGGATCTGCCTGATGCCGGCTACTTCGGTGTGTACCTTGTCAATGTCGCCAACAAAAGCTACCCAGTGGTTAAGGTTATCGACAGTGGAACGGATTACATGGGTAATTTATTTGCTGGACATGTGAACCATCCTTTTTTTAGTCCAGACGGAAGGTCTCTCGTTGTTGCCTCGGATCTGGCAGCGATTTCCTGCGATCCCATCTCTCTGCCTCTTTTCAGCCACTCTGTTAGGCCTTACGGTGATATTTTCACTGTGGAACTTGATATGACCGACATAGAGAAGAACAAGAATCTGAAGAAGTTCACAAGAGTTACTCACAGTAAATACGAGAATTCAACCGCTACTTGGACCATGTACTCGAACGAGAACACGACTGCTGCATGGAATGCCTTCTTAGGTCCTCCGCCTAGATGTCCTTTCTTAGACCAAAGTGGCGGCGAGAGTTTCGTCACCACTGGCCACCTTTACCTCCCTAAAAGATGTTGTTGA
- the LOC141654997 gene encoding E3 ubiquitin-protein ligase WAV3-like, whose protein sequence is MGSKFDDDELFIAESAVPSLDGNLGSGDIALYISHKEEAPLEATDYQVTLDLMGVETGDERHGVDIVTILDVSESMSGKKLEKLKACVKYLVTKLSPIDRLSIVTFSSEPQRLCPLIGIQKNEEAKANIETLIDKLRTSSGTNITGGLQIALRILDERRLQEGRTSVIILMSDGYQSTEYDHPSIAPVGDVPIYIFGLGNDHNSQVLQGIASRSNRGTYSTISIADIEDSDSASINVAFSSCVSEVLSIRMLVQDLKLKVTQIESEFHEVHAGNYDLARVNESVTVSFGNLYSNEKHKTTVLLILPSVQVRTASDVLKFNYTYRPRGGGNLYKSAPIFLAVTRTSSPVIIEPIEVEFEVARGDIAARIEPARKLAESNDFDGARKTFNSAEKSVFDLPREEDELITALKYEVQEFLRLLEDPETYTREGRPFALSFELCRNLQQFATRCNTTQLLAVACPLSVQFGNQAVKFDQDINFEVPTADEDKKEVAKIFKESYEIAKKEKKELIDEQITALMDKVVEEDTTTKATDKNNPIVTQADTLKHDLGQAIETLKAIQDLIAALQST, encoded by the exons ATGGGGAGCAAGTTCGACGACGACGAGCTCTTTATTGCAGAGTCAG CCGTGCCATCATTGGATGGCAATCTCGGATCTGGAGATATAGCACTATATATATCCCATAAAGAAGAAGCCCCGCTTGAGGCGACCGACTATCAGGTGACATTGGACCTTATGGGAGTGGAAACTGGGGACGAGAGACATGGAGTTGATATAGTGACGATATTGGATGTTAGCGAAAGCATGAGCGGGAAAAAGTTGGAGAAACTAAAAGCATGTGTGAAGTATTTAGTGACGAAACTGAGCCCAATTGACCGTTTGTCGATAGTCACATTCTCAAGTGAACCACAGAGGTTGTGCCCTTTGATTGGAATCCAAAAGAACGAGGAGGCTAAGGCTAATATTGAGACGCTAATCGATAAGTTGAGAACCTCGAGTGGAACAAATATAACTGGAGGCCTACAAATCGCGTTAAGAATATTGGACGAACGAAGACTGCAAGAGGGGCGTACGAGTGTTATAATCCTTATGTCTGATGGCTACCAGAGTACCGAATATGATCACCCTTCAATCGCTCCTGTCGGAGATGTTCCTATTTACATTTTTGGACTTGGTAATGATCATAATAGTCAG GTGCTTCAAGGGATAGCAAGCAGGAGTAACAGGGGAACGTATTCTACGATTTCAATCGCGGATATAGAAGACTCGGATTCAGCGAGTATCAATGTAGCATTTTCATCTTGTGTGTCAGAGGTCCTTAGTATACGCATGCTTGTACAAGACTTGAAGTTGAAAGTCACCCAAATTGAGTCGGAGTTTCACGAAGTACACGCAGGGAATTATGATCTCGCTCGTGTTAATGAATCTGTAACCGTTTCTTTTGGGAATCTCTACAGCAACGAGAAACACAAGACCACAGTGTTACTTATACTTCCTTCAGTTCAAGTTCGAACTGCGTCCGATGTTCTCAAATTCAACTACACCTACAG GCCAAGAGGTGGGGGGAACTTGTATAAATCCGCTCCTATTTTCCTTGCAGTGACTCGCACGAGTTCACCGGTGATAATAGAGCCAATCGAGGTGGAATTTGAGGTCGCACGTGGAGATATTGCTGCGCGAATTGAACCGGCCAGGAAACTGGCTGAGTCCAACGATTTTGACGGAGCTAGAAAAACTTTTAACAGCGCGGAGAAATCAGTATTCGATCTTCCCCGTGAGGAAGATGAATTAATCACGGCACTTAAATACGAGGTGCAAGAGTTCTTGAGGTTGCTCGAGGACCCTGAAACTTACACCAGAGAGGGTCGCCCATTCGCTCTTTCCTTCGAACTGTGTCGTAACCTGCAACAGTTTGCGACGAGATGCAACACAACCCAACTACTTGCAGTAGCCTGTCCCCTCAGTGTCCAATTTGGCAACCAAGCCGTAAAGTTTGACCAGGACATTAATTTCGAAGTTCCGACAGCTGATGAAGATAAGAAGGAAGTTGCTAAAATATTTAAGGAATCCTATGAAATagcaaagaaagaaaagaaggaaCTTATTGATGAACAGATTACTGCATTGATGGACAAAGTTGTTGAGGAAGACACAACGACGAAAGCCACTGATAAAAATAATCCCATTGTTACACAAGCTGATACGCTTAAGCACGACCTTGGCCAAGCCATTGAAACTTTGAAAGCCATCCAGGATTTGATTGCTGCTCTTCAGTCCACTTAA
- the LOC141654996 gene encoding uncharacterized protein LOC141654996, with translation MGISYDDDEPKMGISYDDDEPVTAMLTADSESAPEESISEKIVVQIFNKADVALEKTDYRLVVELMGSGTEDRRCGVDIVTVLDVSYSMWGKRLEKLKTSMNFLVKKLSPFDRLSIVTFSSKADRLCPLTRMDKNGQAKIEMLINKLEADNYTNITLGLQTALSVLAHRRQHEGRTTAIMLVSDGEQSSGYDHPSTVDVSRVPVYTFGLGTDHDSKVLYEIASRSEKGTYSIADVEGADSASLNIAFSSCLAGIISVVVQDLELTVTQLDSDIQDVRAGNYDQTRDNESVTIPFGNLYNRETRKTTVFLSLPLVQAQTTSDILRISYSFRPSGGGDLYEAPPIFATVTRTSTPVTVEPVQLTHEIARGDTANAMREAREQADIHNYDGAKATLSNQERSLDKLNPEGNELIKALKYEVQEFLRLLREPEIYSEEGRAFALSSQLSHGLQRFAARGDATQLLALAIPLVVLFANQAIEFDQKTAN, from the exons ATGGGGATCAGCTACGACGATGACGAGCCAAAAATGGGGATCAGCTACGACGATGACGAGCCGGTAACCGCAATGCTCACAGCTGATTCAG AATCAGCACCTGAAGAATCCATATCAGAAAAAATAGTGGTACAAATATTCAATAAGGCAGATGTGGCACTGGAGAAGACCGACTATAGGTTGGTAGTGGAACTGATGGGGTCGGGTACAGAGGACCGAAGATGTGGAGTTGATATAGTCACGGTATTGGATGTGAGTTATAGTATGTGGGGAAAAAGGTTGGAGAAGTTGAAAACATCTATGAATTTTTTGGTGAAGAAACTTAGCCCATTTGATCGTTTATCGATCGTCACATTTTCGTCGAAAGCGGACAGGTTGTGCCCGTTGACAAGAATGGACAAGAATGGGCAAGCCAAAATTGAGATGCTAATCAATAAATTAGAAGCTGATAATTATACAAATATCACATTAGGCCTACAAACAGCCTTAAGTGTCTTGGCGCACCGTAGACAACACGAGGGGCGTACGACCGCTATCATGCTTGTATCGGATGGCGAACAGAGTAGCGGATATGATCACCCCTCTACCGTTGATGTAAGCCGTGTCCCTGTTTACACTTTTGGCCTCGGTACTGATCATGACAGTAAG GTGCTTTACGAGATAGCTAGCAGAAGTGAGAAGGGAACTTATTCGATTGCGGATGTAGAAGGCGCAGACTCGGCGAGTTTGAATATAGCATTTTCATCGTGTCTGGCGGGGATCATTAGCGTGGTTGTACAAGACTTAGAGTTGACGGTCACCCAACTAGACTCGGATATCCAAGATGTGCGTGCAGGGAATTATGATCAGACTCGTGATAATGAATCTGTTACTATTCCATTTGGGAATCTCTATAATCGTGAGACACGTAAGACGACCGTGTTCCTTAGTCTTCCTCTTGTTCAAGCTCAAACCACGTCTGATATTCTCCGAATCTCATACTCGTTCAG GCCAAGTGGTGGAGGGGACTTATATGAAGCGCCACCTATATTTGCTACGGTTACCCGGACTAGTACACCGGTGACAGTGGAACCAGTCCAGTTGACCCACGAGATTGCGCGTGGAGATACAGCTAACGCAATGAGAGAAGCTAGAGAACAGGCCGACATCCACAACTACGACGGAGCTAAGGCTACTCTTAGCAACCAAGAGAGGTCACTCGATAAGCTTAACCCCGAGGGAAATGAATTAATCAAGGCATTAAAATATGAAGTCCAAGAGTTCCTTAGGTTGCTTAGGGAACCGGAGATTTATAGCGAAGAGGGTCGCGCATTTGCTCTTTCCTCTCAACTGTCTCATGGCCTGCAACGGTTTGCAGCAAGAGGGGACGCAACCCAGCTACTTGCACTGGCGATTCCTCTCGTCGTCCTGTTTGCCAATCAAGCCATAGAGTTTGATCAGAAAACCGCTAATTGA